Proteins encoded in a region of the Leishmania infantum JPCM5 genome chromosome 5 genome:
- a CDS encoding putative NADH-ubiquinone oxidoreductase, mitochondrial, with translation MRQGWLRSSAALLVRVHGHLKDQDRIFTNLYNDFGTGIDAAERRGDWYRTKDILLKGHDWVINEIKASGLRGRGGAGFPSGLKWSFMPKKKQDDRPSYIVVNCDESEPGTCKDREIMRHEPHKVVEGALLAGFAMRARYGYIYIRGEFYNEWRSVEKAIHEAYEKGYLGKNACGSGWNFDLYTYRGAGAYICGEETAMIASIEGGQGKPRLKPPFPANVGLYGCPTTVTNCETVAVSPTIIRRGPQWFAQFGRKGNAGTKLFCISGHVNRPCTVEEEMSMPLRELIERHAGGVRGGWDNLLCVIPGGSSCPLIPKHICDNILMDYDALKEAQTGLGTAAVIVMDKSTDVINAIERLSQFYMHESCGQCTPCREGSPWLDKMMKRFVNGNAKKEEIYTLWDVSKQMEGRSICALGTAAAWPVQGLIRHFKPLMEERIERFWEANPHWGQPGSPWRRWKTHRYYTMQKGDRLNWDGKIVRNWN, from the coding sequence ATGCGTCAGGGATGGCTCCGCTCATCCGCAGCGCTCTTGGTCCGCGTGCACGGCCACCTCAAGGATCAGGATCGCATTTTCACAAACCTGTACAATGACTTCGGCACCGGCATcgacgcggcggagcgcCGTGGTGACTGGTACCGCACCAAGGACATCCTCCTCAAAGGCCATGACTGGGTGATTAACGAGATCAAGGCGAGCGGCCTTcgtggccgtggcggtgccggcttCCCGTCCGGGCTAAAGTGGTCCTTCATGCCCAAGAAGAAGCAGGATGACCGCCCAAGCTACATCGTGGTGAACTGCGATGAGTCGGAGCCTGGCACGTGCAAGGACCGTGAGATCATGCGCCACGAGCCGCACAAGGTGGTGGAGGGTGCACTGTTGGCTGGCTTTGCGATGCGGGCTCGCTACGGCTACATCTACATCCGCGGTGAGTTCTACAACGAGTGGCGCTCGGTCGAGAAGGCGATTCACGAGGCGTACGAGAAGGGCTACCTCGGCAAGAacgcgtgcggcagcggctggaATTTTGACCTCTACACCtaccgcggcgccggcgcgtaCATCTGCGGTGAGGAGACGGCGATGATCGCCAGCATAGAGGGCGGCCAGGGCAAGCCTCGCCTGAAGCCGCCGTTCCCGGCGAACGTCGGCCTCTACGGGTGCccgacgacggtgacgaACTGCGAAACGGTGGCGGTGTCGCCGACCATAATCCGCCGTGGCCCGCAGTGGTTCGCGCAGTTCGGCCGTAAGGGCAACGCCGGCACGAAGCTCTTTTGCATCTCCGGCCACGTGAACCGCCCGTGcaccgtggaggaggagatgagCATGCCTCTGCGCGAGCTGATCGAGCgacacgccggcggcgtgcgggGCGGCTGGGACAACCTACTCTGCGTCATCCCCGGCGGCTCCTCGTGCCCGCTTATCCCAAAGCACATCTGCGACAACATCCTGATGGACTACGATGCGCTCAAGGAGGCGCAGACTGGCCttggcacggcggcggtgatcgTCATGGACAAGTCCACCGACGTGATCAACGCGATTGAGCGCCTGTCGCAGTTCTACATGCACGAGTCGTGCGGCCAGTGCACGCCGTGCCGCGAGGGCAGCCCATGGCTGGACAAGATGATGAAGCGCTTCGTCAACGGCAACGCCAAGAAGGAGGAAATCTACACCCTGTGGGACGTGTCCAAGCAGATGGAGGGCCGCTCCATCTGCGCGCTcgggacggcggcggcgtggccggTGCAGGGACTCATCCGCCACTTCAAGCCCCTCATGGAGGAGCGCATCGAACGCTTCTGGGAGGCGAACCCGCACTGGGGACAGCCTGGCTCTccgtggcgccgctggaAGACCCATCGCTACTACACAATGCAGAAGGGTGATCGTCTCAACTGGGACGGCAAGATTGTGCGCAACTGGAActag